One Carya illinoinensis cultivar Pawnee chromosome 5, C.illinoinensisPawnee_v1, whole genome shotgun sequence genomic window, TTCCATTCATCTGCAATTACAATCCCCCCGTTCGTTTATTGGTGAGCAGATAACTTATGGAGTACGAAAGATAGACAAAATCTTCAAGAAGACCATTGATCAGGTACAGTGAGAAAATAGGTAGTCATTGCCTTTCGGAACCTTTTCTTGTActctttgggggaaataatggTAGGTGAAGCATTTTTCGGACCACCAAGAATCCCAGATGCCTTTACCCATGTCTCCAAATGCTTGTCCCAAGTATACTGTCTCATGAAGTCAATGATCCCTAAAACCAACTCTTTGCGCTCATCATCCACCCCAACCAGCAGTGAATAGTCCATAACATCCACGGACTGCAGAAACATGAGAAATAGTGAATAATCGCATTTAAAAGGGTCAATCACAGCAGAATTTCAAAcccattttcctattttttggAATTCAAGCTAACTCCACCCTTAGTTTTGGTAAATTTAGAGTTAACCTCCCCCCTGTATATGAATTGACAATGGTCTCACCACAGACTTTGTACTGGCATTATCTTTAGCGGGTTTAACCTCCTTCCATAATAACTGAAATACTTAATTGCATTTTgaggggattttaatattatttgttatctcaatgattttttgataggtaatttATTATCTCAATGATTCGTGCAAGATCGTCTATTATTTTTCACATCACTTAATTTGTATAAGGATGTGACATTGTCCAAGCTACATAGGATGTCACTTGTCAGGAAGTAGAAACCTTTTTTTGATAAGCAAGCAAGGTTTCTAAAATCTAAAGAACAAGTTTCAGAAACTTAGGGAGGTCAACATACGCTACACCCACAATAAAATCACCcatgaaaaacaataaaatattttgctcTAATTTGTAAGCGAGGACCCATAATCGTTGCTCTAAAGTATTTAAAAGCTGAAATTTAGAACCTTGATGCATTCATagcaatgagagagagagagagagagggagagagagagagagagagagagagagagagagagagagagagagagagagagagagagacttactGCCAAAAATGATGTATCATTCCAGATGGCTCTTTCTAGGCTCCTCTTTGCCTTACTTCCAAGAAATATGGGTTTGGTACGCAATGTTTCCAACAAATTCATATCTAGTAGTACTTTGTTTGTTCCTGTTGTATCTGGATTATAACGGGATCGTGCCGAGCCCTTGAGATCATAGACCCTTGAgatattccttttgaaaaagaggTTCTCCATCACCATCAAATCCATTTTTGTTTCCTTGCCACCTTTCAGGTGTTTAACAGAGACCTGCCATCAAATACTAGAATTACAATTGCCAGAAAGTGTACTTCAATGCAAAATACACCCAGATTTACCACCAATCCACGTGCAGGGACACACAAACACCAACCAATAAATGGAGTGAGGCCTAACCTGATAAATACCGAGAATTTTGGCAAGGCAAGTTGGGCTTCCTGAGATAAGAGAATCagtcaaatatttaaaatactcgggTGCAAAATCCTCGAAGGAATCCAACTCAGTTTTTGTAACTTGTTTTATGATGAATCTTTCATCCAATGACTTAGCAAAATATACATTGCTTTTTCCCCCTTGTGCACTCCATCTCTGGCAGCGGTTCAAGGATCGCACAAAATCAACTCCACTAGGGCAGCATCTTTTCCTAAGAGAGTCAAACTGTTTCGCAAAATAACAAGTGACTGAAAACTTTGCTTTACCTCCAGCAGTTGATGACTCATCCTCAAAAGTAATCGTGAAATGTGGAGATCTTTTGGGATCCTTAAAAAGGGTACCCACAGATGATGAGGAATCTTCAGATCCATAACTACCATAATGGACATAATCGAACTCCAAAGAGCCAAAAGATTGCCAGGCAGAAATGGTGGAAGCTGAAGAATCTTCTCTACTGATATCATGTGGACTCCAGCTTCCCTcatgctcattcaatttatcaGCAATCCAGTCATCATGCTCCTTTGAAATAAGGGCATATGAAATTATGCTGGTGGGTTCATTGTCATAAACCGCAATAACAATATCACTGCAGCCAGTTTGGGAAAGCAGCAATCGAGCTCCCTCAGCAATATGAGATGCAGAGGAAAGAAATGATGGTGTGTAACTcgtaattaaatttaatttctgtaTCTCCTGTGGCAGAATTTGGGGGTAGGTTCTAATTACATTGGGAACAGGATCTCTCACCATACTCCTGTAATCTCCAGAAGCATGGAAAGATTTAAGATTCGACAAATGCAATGGGGAGGGAGGCAATCCTTTTAGGATTCTGTCTTGCACTCTTAATGCAGAATCAAAAGAATGAACTCTCTTAGGCAACATAAGCCTTCTAAAAGGAGGATTATCATTCTGACCAACCAGCCTTACAGATCCAGGTCGTAATCCATCTACTTGTGATGTATGAAGCGGTTCAGCTTTCATTGCAATTTGACTAGTCCCTGTCCAAGCAGAATCTATTCTCTCAGATAGGGTAGATTCATTGGGAGAGAAGCTTTCAATGGGAATCTTATTTACATTAACTTCTACATCTGAATGTATTTCCTCCTCTCTGTTATGATGACATGAGGTTAACATGGAGTCATCAGCAACACAGGGTTCAAAGGACAGGAAACTAGGCTTCTGCTCTGACTGCAAATCATTTCCGGGGGACTCCTGTAATCTTGAAGATTCAGACTTATTCCCTTCATGCCCAAAGTCAAGCTTGCCATGCTTAAAAGatgattttcttttcatctctttCAGCTGGGCGTAAGACACATCCCCTTGGGGGACCTTAGAAATAGAACATTTTTTTAGTAAAGCATCCAATGAATAAAGCCGCCGATCCCAGACATGTGAACCAACTAAAAGAGAGCGTTTCAAGTGATTCAGTTCCAGAATGTCTATAGCCGTCCAGTCTGGCCGTGAAATCCCCATGATAGCCGGCTGTAGCAAATACTATTATAAAGGAGACTAATTAGAAGCAgaacaatttatttataaaatcaaaGTAAGAAATTACACTACATGGTCTTTACATGGTTTTGTGGACTGAGAAACCTACTACAAAAAAGATTCATGCAGTGGCACATACATTGTaatcatttctttcctttttgagcAGGCCGTTTAGCTCAACGATGCAGTCCTGTAGCTCACGTTTCTCTGACCATTCACTTCCAAAAGATTTACATTTTTCTTCCAAGCTATCAAGTACATCAGATATCTCTGCATACAAGGTTTCCATTTTACCGACAAGCTGTAGCAAAAGGCAGTAGGTTAATAAGATGGTGATTCCAAGAAACTGTAAAAGCTAGCATGTTAGATCTATGTTTACTTATTTGCATCAGTTCTACCAATCATGTCAATGGCAATTTAAGATTCTTAAAAGCACCTCTGCTGCCTCTTTTCTCATCCACTCATGTTGAGTATGACCGTTGAAGTCAAGCACTGATGGTGGCAAATGGACAGAGAGAATATCAATGGGGGAATACCGGAAAAATGCAACCATGCTCCCAAACctgttaaataaaaattttcaactttcaacatCTCACCAACATGATATTCAACAATTGAAAACTTGACAATGAATGCCAAATCAGAGCATATACCCATAGTAACGGAGACAGTCCCTTTGCAATGAATGACCACAGGGCGCGACACGATTAGCAGTTGCATGGTTCGAAAAGCTAAGTTCTAAGAACTTTCCAAAAGAAAGTCCCCAGGCAGCATCCGACATAACAACTCTACGGGTTGCTGGTGGAACTCCATCTACATCAGGACACCTCAGGCATCGATGCCACATCCATATCTTGCCATCCTGTTCCCCAGGTAGCTTTAAAGAGGAGAGGCATCTAACATTGATCGTAAGATTTCCTTGTTGATGGGTGTAACATAGGACATGGGCCTCAGCTGGCTCTTTACATGATTGACAGCTAGATGTCTGGCAACAACAAGTTCTATTAACTAAATTCCATTTGATAACCAAGAGTTACAGGAAATAGTCCTAATATcgtaaataattaaaagaaagtgAGATCAGAGGAACCCCAAAAGTGTTACCTGATTAAAAAGGTTGTCACGAAGATATCTCCCTAGAGGCTTATCAAAACAGCCATAGAACTTTATGCGCTGGAGCCGAGAGCGTTCACATACAATTCCTTTCAGCACACAGTGGCTTGAAAATGATACCAATATGCTCTGGTGAGTTTCAGTGGCTGAAAAGTATTCACTGGAGACTTCATTTTCATCCGCCCTTGAAGACTTTGTCAATTCATTCATCTCCCCAAATTGTAGTTCTGACTGGGAAAAACTCCTCAGAACAGAAGGAATTGGAGTGGGCCCTTTTAGTTCTGTTGACTGATGTGATGTGCACGACTCCAAAACCTCACTAGATGCTAAATCATCATAGCATACATCAGATGGGGCATTTCTGACCCTACAGTTCATGGAACTAGTAGACAAAGGATGAACAGAATCAAGATGAGCAGACAATGACTCCAGTCCTTCAAGATCCAGACTGAGACTCACAATTTCTGCATCTTGGACTGATGGCTCAGCCACAGCTTGGCTACCGGTTGAAGCAAGAGAATTAGGGACTACGGAAATAACAGGATCAGCCATTGCTCTCCCTGGTACAGCAATTGAGGGTTGAAGTGACATTTTAGGCAGACTAGCACCCTCATCAGCAAGAAAGGATGTCTCAAGAGATAGATGATAGGCTGCAAACACTGCATATTGAACAACATGTTTAACTTTCTTTAGCTCATCACGGCATGTGCCCTTAAGCAAGACCTAcaaacaaccacaaaaataggaTAAGAAACAGAACCAAGTCTTTTCATTGTCAGACTAAACCAGTACATAGGATAACTGATCGTGAGATAATTACCAATATAAGTTAGGCAGGTGGAAATAGTGGGAGATAATCTCAATCCATTAAACAGAGATTAAAAAAGAACTATTCTATTTTATAAATAGAAAGCATTACCGTGGAACCTAAACGCCTTGGACAGCCTTCAAAAAACATCAATGTTTTAGATGGTTTTTTGTGGAACTGGTTTGCAGTCTCATGCTCCTCAGACACTCTCTCTGTCCGGAACAGTTCACATTGTCCCACCCGAGCTGTAGAAATACTATCAATGGATTGAGTAATAAGAGCACCAGTACACAGGGCTATACGCTCTAGTAACGGCCTCTTAACATTCAGCACTAAAGAGATTTCCTTTGCGAGCAGATAGTCTTGGGCATATGAAGATACACTTTTTTCTACTAGTAGAACATTTGGTCGAAGAGCCTCAATCTTTGAAATAATCATCttgaaatgatcattttcctgcCAAGAAAAAATCAATGCTTAGAAGTTCATCCTTAAGAAATGAATGAcactgaataattttttttaatcagtaaataagattttattgatcgtAGGAATACAcaaaagcccaagtacatgggCTGAATAAGTTAAAAGTTCAGTACATTAAAAGAGAACCTGCTCTAGTAACGTATCAAAAGATGCCAACTGGTTATGAACTTTCTGATATTCGAGTGCTCCTCCTAAAAGAAGCAATCTAGGATTTTTGTATTGTGAGGTCATGCGCTTGTGCTTTATATTTTTCGTACAAACTACTCCCTTTATGAGGGCGCTGCACAGAACAAATCCACAACTTAAAGATGAATGACATGGACCTGAACAAGAAAAGATCCGAACTATTTATAAAAAGGAGTGTCTGTAAAACCTAAAACACATCATACCTCTCACTTGGACTTCCTGACGCAATGCACTTAACCTTTACATAAGCACCAGGATCCATGCTGCCTCCTCGGCTAGTATCTGGTTTAACAAAATTTGCTGCTTGCCATGCTATTGT contains:
- the LOC122311889 gene encoding putative 1-phosphatidylinositol-3-phosphate 5-kinase FAB1C is translated as MGVPDSSLLDLIKKVRSWVSWVASDKLYLSGEFEMSDNTCKMCCECNTNLAGISHRYHCQSCGRGMCGKCIRGYDLSVFESYSFKSKAEGGEGTIKCCRFCSDVSVRREGGRKSSEKVHPSASPQESPRESPEPPSPSCFDGERIGCSMNRESIRSDHLAHYFETREYGYSPHAMARRRMTSFSGHPSPVSVRHSPCRSDEDEAEDSGKQFFIPSSEYCHENSDTDLSSLSARNEFYSFRSVGSSPLDSPSRINFTSNRVGHSVQQGQEGSPISQNDVPFDQETMAILGKPDLGSEDPYNNDDCSDDLSVFRNQYKKSQRPLDFENSGHIWFPPPPDDENDEGESNFFSYDDEDDDIGDSGAMFSSSSSLSCMFPAKEKQNEGNKEPLRAVVQGHFRALVSQLLQGEGIKVGKENGVEDWLDIVTTIAWQAANFVKPDTSRGGSMDPGAYVKVKCIASGSPSESALIKGVVCTKNIKHKRMTSQYKNPRLLLLGGALEYQKVHNQLASFDTLLEQENDHFKMIISKIEALRPNVLLVEKSVSSYAQDYLLAKEISLVLNVKRPLLERIALCTGALITQSIDSISTARVGQCELFRTERVSEEHETANQFHKKPSKTLMFFEGCPRRLGSTVLLKGTCRDELKKVKHVVQYAVFAAYHLSLETSFLADEGASLPKMSLQPSIAVPGRAMADPVISVVPNSLASTGSQAVAEPSVQDAEIVSLSLDLEGLESLSAHLDSVHPLSTSSMNCRVRNAPSDVCYDDLASSEVLESCTSHQSTELKGPTPIPSVLRSFSQSELQFGEMNELTKSSRADENEVSSEYFSATETHQSILVSFSSHCVLKGIVCERSRLQRIKFYGCFDKPLGRYLRDNLFNQTSSCQSCKEPAEAHVLCYTHQQGNLTINVRCLSSLKLPGEQDGKIWMWHRCLRCPDVDGVPPATRRVVMSDAAWGLSFGKFLELSFSNHATANRVAPCGHSLQRDCLRYYGFGSMVAFFRYSPIDILSVHLPPSVLDFNGHTQHEWMRKEAAELVGKMETLYAEISDVLDSLEEKCKSFGSEWSEKRELQDCIVELNGLLKKERNDYNYLLQPAIMGISRPDWTAIDILELNHLKRSLLVGSHVWDRRLYSLDALLKKCSISKVPQGDVSYAQLKEMKRKSSFKHGKLDFGHEGNKSESSRLQESPGNDLQSEQKPSFLSFEPCVADDSMLTSCHHNREEEIHSDVEVNVNKIPIESFSPNESTLSERIDSAWTGTSQIAMKAEPLHTSQVDGLRPGSVRLVGQNDNPPFRRLMLPKRVHSFDSALRVQDRILKGLPPSPLHLSNLKSFHASGDYRSMVRDPVPNVIRTYPQILPQEIQKLNLITSYTPSFLSSASHIAEGARLLLSQTGCSDIVIAVYDNEPTSIISYALISKEHDDWIADKLNEHEGSWSPHDISREDSSASTISAWQSFGSLEFDYVHYGSYGSEDSSSSVGTLFKDPKRSPHFTITFEDESSTAGGKAKFSVTCYFAKQFDSLRKRCCPSGVDFVRSLNRCQRWSAQGGKSNVYFAKSLDERFIIKQVTKTELDSFEDFAPEYFKYLTDSLISGSPTCLAKILGIYQVSVKHLKGGKETKMDLMVMENLFFKRNISRVYDLKGSARSRYNPDTTGTNKVLLDMNLLETLRTKPIFLGSKAKRSLERAIWNDTSFLASVDVMDYSLLVGVDDERKELVLGIIDFMRQYTWDKHLETWVKASGILGGPKNASPTIISPKEYKKRFRKAMTTYFLTVPDQWSS